The genomic window ACATGGTCCGCACCTCCTCGACGAGACGCGGCCCTGCGGGAGGTGCCGGTTCCTTGCGCGGCGGTGTTGGAGCAGCAGCGCCTCCCCCCCCGGCGGCCCCCTCGAGGTCCTGCAAAAGGATGCGCCCGTCGGGTCCGCTGCCGCGCACCTGGGCGAGGTCCATCCCCAGCTCGCGGGCACGCCTGCGCACCACGGGAGCGGCGCGTTCACGACCTGCCGCCGAGGGGGTGAACTCCGGGGCCTCTTTGCCGGGGGCCGGAGCCCTCGTGTGGATGTATTCCGTCGGCCCCGCGGCCGCTTTTTCCGGCTGTTCCTGATCGGTACCCGGGACGGGAGGCGCGGCCGGAGCCTGCTTCTCCCCTTCCATGGGGAAGAGGTCGGCCTCTTTGGCTTCCTTCGCCTCGGCGGGAGGAGGCGCGGCCTGGGATGGCTCGTCTCCTTTCTCCTGCGTCACCCGTTCCTTCTCCGGTTCCGGCTCCGGTACCTGTTCCGGCTCGGCCACCGGCTCCGGCTCGGGCGCCTGCCCGGTGCCCTGCGTCTCTTTTCCGGATGCCTGGGCCTGCGGTGCGGGCGCCCCCTTCTCTTCGGGCTTGCCTACGACGGCGATCACCGTCCCCACCTGGACCAGGTCCCCCGGCTGCGCCTTTAGCTCCAGGATCACCCCAGGCGCGTACGCCTCGAGCTCCATGTTCGCCTTGTCGGTTTCAACCTCCGCGATCACCTCGCCGCGGCGCACCTCATCCCCTACCCGCTTCTTCCAGGAGACGAGCCTCCCTTCGGTCATGGTATCGGAGAGCTTCGGCATCACGATATCGTTCATGGCGGCACCTCAGTACGGTTCGTTCAGAAGATCACGTACGCCCTGCACGATCCCATCGAGCTGCGGGATGCACAGCTTCTCGATCTTGCGTGAGTACGGCATGGGGACGTCAAGCCCGGAGATGCGGCGCACCGGGGCCAGCAGCGTATCGAAGCACCCCTCGTAGATGCGCGAGGCGATATCCCCGCCAAGCCCCGCGCTTTTCCAGCATTCCTCGATCACCACGGCGCGACCGGTCTTCGTCACCGACGCGAGGACAGTCTCCATGTCGAGCGGCACCAGGGTCCGCAGGTCGATCACCTCGCAGGACACCCCTTCCTTTTCCAGCGCAAGCGAGGCCTGCAGCGCCAGGATTGCCATGCGCCCGTAACCTACGAGGGTGACCCGATCGCCGCTTTTGAGGACGTTCGCCTTCCCGAAGGGGACCAGGAACTCGGGGTCCTCCGGGACTTCGCCCTTGCTGTTGTAGAGAAGCTCGTGCTCGAGGAAGATGACCGGGTTGTCGTCCCTGATCGAGCTCTTCAAAAGCCCCTTCGCGTCGGCGGGTGTCGCCGGGTAGGCGACCAGCATGCCGGGGCAGTGCATGAAGTAGCTCTCGAGACTCTGCGAGTGCTGGGCGCCGAGCTGGCTCCCGCCCCCCCCCGGCATGCGCACCACCATCGGGGCCTTCGTCTGCCCGCCGAACATGTAGCGCACCTTAGCCATGTGGTTCACGATCTGATCCATGGCAAGCAGGGCGAAGTTGACCGTCATCAGCTCGGCCACCGGGCGAATCCCCCCCATGGCCGCCCCGACGGCGACACCGACGATGGTGTTCTCGGAGATCGGGCAGTCGCGCACGCGCAGTTCGCCGAACTCGGCTAACAGTCCGCGGGTCACCTTGAAGGCCCCCTCGTACTGTGCCACGTCCTCGCCGTAGACCACGACGTTCTTGTC from Geomonas ferrireducens includes these protein-coding regions:
- a CDS encoding alpha-ketoacid dehydrogenase subunit beta → MAEMTYRDAINLALKEEMRRDKNVVVYGEDVAQYEGAFKVTRGLLAEFGELRVRDCPISENTIVGVAVGAAMGGIRPVAELMTVNFALLAMDQIVNHMAKVRYMFGGQTKAPMVVRMPGGGGSQLGAQHSQSLESYFMHCPGMLVAYPATPADAKGLLKSSIRDDNPVIFLEHELLYNSKGEVPEDPEFLVPFGKANVLKSGDRVTLVGYGRMAILALQASLALEKEGVSCEVIDLRTLVPLDMETVLASVTKTGRAVVIEECWKSAGLGGDIASRIYEGCFDTLLAPVRRISGLDVPMPYSRKIEKLCIPQLDGIVQGVRDLLNEPY
- a CDS encoding dihydrolipoamide acetyltransferase family protein, which codes for MNDIVMPKLSDTMTEGRLVSWKKRVGDEVRRGEVIAEVETDKANMELEAYAPGVILELKAQPGDLVQVGTVIAVVGKPEEKGAPAPQAQASGKETQGTGQAPEPEPVAEPEQVPEPEPEKERVTQEKGDEPSQAAPPPAEAKEAKEADLFPMEGEKQAPAAPPVPGTDQEQPEKAAAGPTEYIHTRAPAPGKEAPEFTPSAAGRERAAPVVRRRARELGMDLAQVRGSGPDGRILLQDLEGAAGGGGAAAPTPPRKEPAPPAGPRLVEEVRTMSRLRAAVAKTVAESWEHIPHFSVTMDILMDEAEAIRRQLKQGGMRVTVNDVIVKGVALALVQYPQLNARYTPDGISYHGEVNVSVAVGVPEGVLMPVVHRCHALTLLEIAQESERLVKLSRSGALTEQEMSGGTFSVSNLGMFGVDCFSAIIHPSQAGVLAVGAVLDAPVVRSGVLTSAKVMKVTLSADHRVTDGAYAAEFLKALKEVLENPVRLLI